A genome region from Arachis duranensis cultivar V14167 chromosome 6, aradu.V14167.gnm2.J7QH, whole genome shotgun sequence includes the following:
- the LOC107492093 gene encoding pentatricopeptide repeat-containing protein At5g08510, giving the protein MNQVKQIHGYTLRNGIDNTKVIIEKLLQIPNLSYAHSFLCHSPNPKATVFLYNRLIQAYSINGSNTRRCFSLYSQMLLHGFQPNEHTFNFLFSACTSLSSPFLAQMLHTHFIKSGFEPDVFAATALLDMYAKLGSLKMARHVFDEMAVRGVPSWNAMIAGYARFGDMEKALELFLLMPCRSVVSWTTMISGYSQNKLYEKALDLFLTMEREKVTKPNEVTLASILPACANLGALEIGQRIEAYARENGYFKNLYVSNAVLEMYAKCGKIDVAWRVFDEIGSLRNLCSWNSMIMGLAVHGQCSKALELYDQMLRDGTSPDDVTFVGLLLACTHDGMVAKGRYIFKSMTTDFHIVPKLQHYGCIVDLLGRAGQLQEAYSVIQSMPMKPDSVIWGALLGACSFHGNVELAEIAAESLFALEPWNPGNYVILSNIYASAGHWDGVSKLRKVMKGSKITKVAGHSFIEERDQLHKFIVEDRSHPLSNEIFALLDGIYELLKLNISSFESDLDLDFN; this is encoded by the coding sequence ATGAACCAAGTGAAGCAAATCCATGGATACACCCTGAGAAATGGCATAGACAACACCAAAGTTATCATTGAGAAGCTTCTTCAAATCCCAAACCTTAGCTATGCACATTCCTTTCTCTGCCACTCACCCAATCCCAAAGCCACCGTCTTTCTCTACAATAGGCTCATCCAAGCCTACTCCATCAATGGAAGCAACACGCGCCGCTGCTTCTCCCTTTATTCCCAAATGCTTCTCCATGGCTTCCAACCAAATGAACACACTTTCAATTTCCTCTTCTCTGCATGCACCTCACTCTCTTCCCCTTTCCTTGCCCAAATGCTCCATACCCATTTCATCAAATCAGGCTTTGAACCTGATGTATTTGCTGCCACAGCTTTGCTTGATATGTATGCTAAACTGGGTTCTTTGAAGATGGCAcgccatgtgtttgatgaaatggcTGTGAGAGGGGTACCTTCTTGGAATGCCATGATTGCGGGATATGCGAGGTTTGGGGATATGGAGAAAGCATTGGAGTTGTTCCTGTTGATGCCTTGTAGGAGTGTGGTGTCGTGGACCACCATGATATCCGGTTACTCGCAGAACAAGCTGTATGAGAAGGCTTTGGATTTGTTTCTGACGATGGAAAGGGAGAAAGTCACAAAGCCGAATGAAGTAACATTGGCAAGCATTTTGCCGGCTTGTGCTAATCTTGGGGCATTGGAAATTGGTCAGAGGATTGAAGCTTATGCAAGAGAAAACGGGTATTTCAAGAATTTATATGTGAGTAATGCTGTGTTGGAGATGTATGCGAAATGTGGCAAGATTGATGTTGCTTGGAGGGTGTTTGATGAGATTGGAAGCTTGAGAAACTTGTGCTCTTGGAATTCAATGATCATGGGTTTGGCTGTTCATGGACAATGTAGCAAGGCACTTGAGCTTTATGACCAAATGCTGAGAGATGGGACTTCACCGGACGATGTTACATTTGTGGGGCTCCTCTTGGCATGCACTCATGATGGCATGGTTGCTAAAGGGAGATATATCTTCAAGTCAATGACAACGGACTTCCACATTGTTCCCAAACTACAACACTATGGCTGCATTGTCGATCTCCTAGGCCGGGCCGGCCAGTTACAAGAAGCTTACAGTGTCATACAAAGCATGCCCATGAAACCAGATTCAGTAATATGGGGAGCTCTCTTGGGAGCTTGCAGCTTCCATGGTAATGTTGAGCTGGCCGAGATTGCAGCCGAATCACTGTTTGCACTTGAGCCTTGGAATCCTGGAAACTATGTCATTCTTTCCAATATTTATGCTTCGGCTGGTCATTGGGATGGAGTTTCAAAGCTTAGGAAGGTGATGAAGGGCAGTAAAATTACAAAAGTTGCTGGACATAGTTTCATTGAAGAGAGAGACCAATTGCATAAGTTCATTGTGGAAGATAGATCACATCCACTAAGCAATGAAATTTTTGCTTTGCTAGATGGAATTTATGAACTGTTAAAGCTGAATATAAGTTCATTTGAAAGCGATTTAGATCTTGATTTTAACTAA